The following proteins are encoded in a genomic region of Bacteroidota bacterium:
- a CDS encoding acetate kinase, with translation MKVLVLNCGSSSIKYQFYDTVQRVALAKGLVDRIGMSGAVLTHIRYDGDKINIVGEILDHAIGIEYVLAVLLSKNHGVIEDKSEIDAVGHRVVHGGETFAGSVLITQEVIKVLQDNVGLAPLHNPPNIKGIQAVTRVLPNIPQVGVFDTAFHSKMEPKAYLYGIPYELYKSHQIRRYGFHGTSHRFVAGRAAKKLGKPLNELKVVTAHLGNGCSMAAVDHGTSVDTSMGFTPLEGLLMGTRCGDIDTSIILHIMGKEGLQLSEANTLLNKHSGLVGISGESSDMREIISAMKDGHKRSKYAFDVFCYRITKYVGAYAAAMGGIDALVFTGGIGENSPDVRSAVCKSLKFMGMDIDEAKNAAGDEDISPEGSKVKVFRIPTNEELVIALDTEVIIKGIEVDI, from the coding sequence ATGAAAGTATTAGTATTAAATTGCGGCAGCTCGTCGATCAAGTATCAATTCTATGATACTGTTCAAAGGGTTGCACTCGCAAAAGGTCTGGTTGACAGAATCGGAATGTCGGGAGCTGTGCTCACTCACATCAGGTATGATGGTGACAAGATTAACATAGTTGGCGAGATTCTCGATCATGCAATCGGTATAGAGTATGTTCTTGCTGTTCTTCTCTCCAAAAATCACGGAGTGATAGAAGATAAAAGTGAAATAGACGCCGTCGGACACAGAGTTGTGCACGGTGGTGAGACCTTTGCAGGTTCTGTTCTTATTACGCAGGAAGTAATTAAGGTTTTACAGGATAATGTCGGTCTGGCACCACTTCACAATCCACCAAACATCAAAGGTATTCAGGCTGTCACGAGAGTGCTTCCGAATATACCACAAGTTGGTGTTTTTGATACTGCTTTCCATTCCAAGATGGAGCCAAAAGCATATCTGTACGGAATCCCGTATGAGCTTTACAAGAGTCATCAGATTCGCCGGTATGGTTTTCACGGTACTTCGCACAGGTTTGTAGCGGGCAGGGCAGCAAAAAAGCTCGGGAAACCATTGAATGAGTTGAAGGTGGTAACTGCTCACCTCGGAAACGGATGCAGCATGGCTGCAGTCGATCATGGCACTTCGGTTGATACCTCAATGGGATTTACTCCCCTTGAAGGACTTCTTATGGGTACAAGATGCGGTGATATTGATACATCAATCATCCTGCATATCATGGGTAAGGAAGGATTACAGCTTTCTGAAGCCAACACCCTTCTCAACAAACACAGCGGTCTCGTTGGTATCAGCGGTGAGTCATCCGACATGCGTGAAATTATCTCGGCAATGAAAGATGGTCACAAACGCTCGAAGTATGCTTTTGATGTCTTCTGTTACAGAATCACAAAATATGTCGGTGCCTATGCAGCGGCAATGGGTGGAATTGACGCCCTCGTATTTACGGGTGGTATCGGAGAGAACTCTCCGGATGTCCGTTCCGCAGTCTGTAAAAGTCTGAAGTTCATGGGTATGGATATTGACGAAGCAAAAAATGCCGCCGGTGATGAAGATATCTCTCCCGAGGGCTCGAAAGTGAAAGTTTTCAGAATCCCCACAAATGAGGAACTTGTAATTGCTCTCGATACAGAAGTAATTATCAAGGGAATCGAAGTGGATATCTGA
- a CDS encoding NgoFVII family restriction endonuclease: MITTALFEEVLIKPAQISDELRIVSGYATPAMAFRHLSVLSDMNLNIKVNLIVGMTPQEGISLTGHKGFKKIMGDIFKDCFQCSYLQNLPPVHSKLYIWLKDGRPVQSYLGSANYTQKAFNGLKQMEILAGCDRDIALDYFNDLEKNSIYCDHPDVETSVLIYTDSSRTIPKQKRKRDKLPVAKVSDYSNQSLENITISLIPKSGIIQKVGGLNWGQRSGRNHNQAYIQLPPEVYKSEFFPIRGTHFTVITDDGKTLICTRAQKNNWGAAIHTPHNNSLLGEYFRNRLGVASGAFIQNADLKRYGRDNVTFYKIDDENYYMDFSN, encoded by the coding sequence ATGATTACGACAGCACTATTTGAAGAGGTACTGATTAAGCCGGCTCAAATATCAGACGAACTAAGGATTGTTTCCGGATACGCAACACCAGCTATGGCATTTAGACATTTAAGTGTTCTATCAGATATGAATCTTAATATTAAGGTAAATCTAATTGTCGGAATGACTCCTCAAGAGGGAATCTCATTAACCGGACATAAAGGCTTCAAAAAAATAATGGGGGATATTTTCAAAGATTGCTTCCAGTGTAGCTATCTTCAAAATTTACCCCCGGTCCATTCCAAATTGTATATATGGCTTAAAGACGGCAGACCTGTTCAGAGCTATTTGGGATCTGCAAATTACACACAGAAGGCTTTTAATGGATTAAAACAGATGGAGATACTTGCAGGATGTGACAGGGATATTGCACTTGACTATTTTAATGATTTAGAAAAAAACTCTATCTATTGTGATCATCCTGATGTGGAAACTTCTGTCTTAATTTATACTGATTCATCGCGCACAATACCGAAACAAAAAAGAAAGAGGGATAAGTTACCCGTAGCGAAGGTATCAGATTACAGTAATCAAAGTCTTGAGAATATTACTATTTCATTAATCCCGAAATCCGGTATTATCCAAAAGGTTGGTGGATTGAATTGGGGACAAAGAAGTGGGCGGAATCACAATCAAGCCTACATCCAACTTCCGCCTGAAGTTTATAAAAGTGAATTCTTCCCAATAAGAGGCACTCATTTCACTGTTATCACTGACGATGGCAAAACACTTATCTGCACACGGGCTCAAAAGAACAATTGGGGTGCAGCTATTCATACACCCCATAACAACAGCTTGTTAGGAGAGTACTTTCGAAACAGGCTTGGGGTTGCCTCAGGTGCATTCATCCAAAATGCAGACCTTAAAAGATACGGCAGGGATAATGTGACCTTTTACAAAATTGATGATGAAAATTACTATATGGACTTCTCGAATTAA
- a CDS encoding DNA cytosine methyltransferase yields the protein MKFKFGELFCGPGGLGLAAKSAKLSHNNEEFSIEHAWSTDYDRDSCLTYTYNICPENPKSVVCKDIRQLDIASLRKISEIDALGFGFPCNDFSIVGEQKGMDGVYGPLYSYGAKTMEIFQPKWFLAENVAGLKNANEGDAFKKILSTFYDMGYSVYPHLYKFNEYGVPQNRQRILIIGIRKDLDVVYRVPSTRPFRKIDISVKNAIENPPIQLDATNNELTRQSQQVIERLKHIKPGENAFTANIPENLRLNVKAAQISQIYKRLVPDKPSYTITGSGGGGTHVYHWQEDRALTNRERARIQTFPDDFVFIGSKESVRKQIGMAVPARGAQVIFEAILKSFAGVEYDWVPNNINPLIHDNHKKRFFGLRFSKDVELNLFDQINIV from the coding sequence ATGAAATTTAAATTCGGTGAGTTGTTTTGCGGTCCTGGTGGACTAGGATTGGCTGCAAAGTCTGCTAAATTGTCTCATAACAACGAGGAATTCAGTATTGAGCATGCCTGGTCAACCGATTATGATCGTGATTCATGCCTGACTTATACATATAATATTTGTCCCGAAAATCCGAAGAGTGTTGTATGTAAAGATATTCGACAATTAGACATCGCCTCTCTTCGCAAAATTTCCGAAATAGATGCCCTAGGATTTGGTTTCCCATGCAATGATTTTAGTATAGTGGGTGAGCAAAAAGGAATGGATGGTGTTTATGGGCCACTCTATTCATACGGCGCAAAAACCATGGAGATATTTCAACCTAAATGGTTTCTAGCGGAAAATGTTGCTGGATTAAAAAATGCCAATGAAGGTGATGCATTCAAAAAAATTCTTTCCACATTTTACGATATGGGTTATTCCGTTTATCCACACTTGTATAAATTTAATGAATATGGTGTTCCTCAAAATCGGCAAAGAATTCTTATTATAGGTATAAGAAAAGACTTAGATGTCGTGTATCGTGTCCCATCAACCCGGCCTTTTAGAAAAATTGATATATCCGTTAAGAATGCTATAGAAAATCCACCTATTCAACTTGATGCCACCAATAATGAGCTTACCCGGCAATCTCAACAAGTAATTGAAAGATTAAAGCATATAAAACCTGGTGAAAATGCATTTACAGCCAATATTCCGGAAAATCTCCGGCTTAATGTGAAAGCCGCCCAAATAAGTCAAATTTATAAAAGATTGGTCCCTGACAAACCGAGTTATACGATTACCGGGAGTGGTGGAGGGGGAACACATGTTTACCATTGGCAGGAAGACCGTGCTCTAACAAATAGAGAAAGGGCTCGAATACAGACTTTTCCTGATGATTTTGTTTTTATTGGATCGAAGGAAAGTGTGCGGAAACAAATCGGAATGGCAGTTCCTGCAAGAGGAGCACAAGTAATATTTGAAGCAATTCTCAAAAGTTTTGCAGGTGTCGAATATGACTGGGTACCAAATAACATTAATCCTCTCATCCATGATAACCATAAAAAAAGATTTTTCGGATTAAGGTTTTCCAAAGATGTGGAATTGAACCTCTTTGATCAAATTAATATAGTTTAA
- a CDS encoding ATP-binding protein: MNKKIRFNLVSEELIIQRLQFENPWWTTGRPSEFFVTFDKRLHFSDFQALVEETSVRRAVILMGPRRVGKTVLMHQSISELLRQRIPPNQIFYISIENPIYNYRGLEELFHLSLKASGRKEPKGCLIFFDEIQYLKDWEVHLKSLVDSYPQTKFIVSGSASAALKLKSMESGAGRFTDFKLPPLSFREYLTLLNLDYLVEKISDDSLAFPNTGFTSPNLGELNRQFINYINFGGYPEAIFSKRIQSDPGRYIKSDIIDKVLLRDLPGLYGIRDVQELNSFFTTLAYNSGNELSLESLSSTSGVDKNLLKRYLEYLEAAFLIRILNRVDDSGKKFRRATFYKIYLTNPSLRSALFTPVSQMDDSFGNMVETAVMSQLFYKDGIKPYYARWSQGRSNGEVDLVLLDDFKLKPKFAIEIKWSNRYFNNPSELKSLSLFCKKNNLNEALVTTIDKTGANESGGLNLKFVPASLFAYSAGF, translated from the coding sequence ATGAATAAAAAAATCCGATTTAATCTGGTATCTGAAGAGTTGATTATTCAACGACTTCAATTCGAAAATCCGTGGTGGACAACCGGGCGACCCTCCGAATTCTTTGTCACTTTTGATAAACGGCTTCATTTCTCTGATTTCCAGGCTTTGGTTGAAGAAACTTCTGTCAGAAGAGCGGTTATCCTTATGGGACCCCGGCGGGTTGGGAAAACAGTTTTGATGCACCAGTCAATAAGTGAATTGCTGAGACAACGAATACCCCCCAATCAAATTTTCTATATTAGCATTGAAAACCCGATATACAACTATCGAGGGCTTGAAGAGTTGTTTCATCTCTCTCTCAAAGCAAGCGGCAGAAAAGAACCGAAAGGATGCCTCATCTTTTTCGATGAGATTCAGTACCTGAAAGACTGGGAAGTCCATTTAAAATCGTTGGTCGACAGCTATCCTCAAACAAAATTCATTGTCTCCGGCTCAGCTTCAGCTGCCCTTAAGTTAAAAAGCATGGAAAGCGGTGCCGGCAGATTCACTGATTTTAAGCTCCCCCCACTCTCTTTCCGGGAGTACCTTACCCTTCTGAATCTTGATTATCTGGTTGAAAAAATTAGTGACGACAGTCTTGCATTTCCAAACACCGGATTCACCTCGCCCAATTTAGGTGAACTAAACCGGCAGTTTATAAACTACATAAATTTCGGCGGTTATCCTGAAGCCATTTTCAGTAAAAGGATTCAGTCTGACCCGGGAAGATATATTAAAAGCGATATTATCGATAAAGTCCTGCTCCGTGACTTGCCGGGTCTCTATGGCATAAGGGATGTTCAGGAACTTAACTCTTTTTTCACAACACTCGCCTACAATTCAGGAAATGAACTTTCTTTGGAAAGTCTCAGCTCAACAAGTGGCGTCGATAAAAATCTCCTCAAGAGATACCTCGAGTATCTTGAAGCTGCATTTCTCATCAGAATTTTAAACAGAGTTGATGATTCAGGGAAAAAATTCAGGAGGGCAACCTTCTATAAGATTTATCTTACGAACCCCTCTTTGAGAAGTGCCCTTTTCACACCAGTATCACAAATGGATGATTCGTTCGGCAACATGGTTGAAACTGCTGTCATGTCACAGTTGTTTTATAAGGACGGGATCAAACCTTATTATGCAAGGTGGAGTCAGGGCAGGAGCAACGGCGAGGTGGATCTGGTTTTGCTTGATGACTTTAAGCTAAAACCAAAATTCGCAATTGAAATCAAATGGAGTAACCGGTATTTCAACAACCCGTCTGAATTGAAAAGTTTGTCACTGTTTTGCAAAAAAAATAATCTAAATGAAGCTCTCGTCACCACAATCGACAAAACCGGTGCGAATGAATCAGGAGGGCTGAATCTTAAGTTTGTGCCTGCTTCCCTGTTTGCCTACTCTGCAGGCTTCTGA
- a CDS encoding peptidylprolyl isomerase, whose protein sequence is MASIQKGSLVTMHYTGTFADGEEFETSYGKEPLVFRVGNNEIIPGLELAVLGMEVGEKKDVAVPPELGYGEYRDALVVEVQRAQLPDMEVELGDRLELDGENGENIIMTVIELNDETITLDANHDLAGEILNFAIEIVEVK, encoded by the coding sequence ATGGCTTCAATTCAAAAAGGTTCACTCGTGACGATGCATTATACCGGCACCTTTGCAGACGGCGAAGAATTTGAGACATCGTACGGTAAAGAACCACTCGTTTTCAGGGTTGGTAACAATGAAATCATCCCCGGATTGGAGCTTGCAGTCCTTGGGATGGAAGTTGGTGAGAAAAAGGATGTGGCAGTTCCCCCTGAGCTTGGTTACGGTGAATATCGTGACGCTCTGGTGGTGGAGGTGCAGAGAGCCCAGTTGCCCGATATGGAGGTGGAACTTGGAGACCGGTTGGAACTCGATGGAGAAAATGGTGAAAACATAATCATGACAGTAATAGAATTGAATGATGAAACCATTACTCTTGATGCCAACCATGACCTTGCAGGAGAAATCCTGAACTTCGCAATAGAAATTGTGGAAGTTAAGTAG